Proteins co-encoded in one Xanthomonas campestris pv. badrii genomic window:
- a CDS encoding efflux transporter outer membrane subunit — MRLLRMPLAAALSALVLGGCMLGPNYTKAPPVADAAMQAPALHRASGAEVVAAAPLNHWWEELHDPTLTQLVTQALADSPNLRAAQARLQANRALARQRRAERLPKLNASAVYAYAEPPQTIVDTLGGLQNGQQGQPPAQGSQALDLEKTEIYSAGFDASWELDVFGRRRRAAEGALAQAQASEAELADAQVQLAAEVGQVYLNYRGLQARLAIADANLDKIRQSLQLVQQRRSQGAASDLQVEQIATQVQQQQAQRLPLEMQAQEAQDQLALMVGREPGALDAQLSTAQPLPMLPTQVRVDDAGALIRRRPDVRKAERELAASSAQIGEALNGYFPQVSLLGGLSWVAGSPSDFNSDALTTLAVPMLRWSIFDFGKTRAQVDQARAGNAGREAAYEAAVLGALQDANAALSRFGSARKQLVVARQAEASATRSAGLMQQRRDAGATSSIDLLDVQRQQLSAQDAAAQAQVQLLVNYVALQKSLGLGWSEAPQETR; from the coding sequence ATGCGCCTGCTCCGCATGCCGCTGGCCGCGGCGTTGAGCGCCCTCGTGCTCGGCGGCTGCATGCTCGGCCCCAACTACACCAAGGCCCCGCCGGTGGCCGATGCGGCCATGCAGGCCCCGGCGCTGCATCGCGCCAGCGGCGCCGAGGTGGTGGCCGCCGCACCGTTGAACCACTGGTGGGAGGAGCTGCACGACCCGACCCTGACCCAGCTGGTGACCCAGGCGCTGGCCGACAGCCCCAACCTGCGCGCCGCGCAGGCACGCCTGCAGGCCAATCGCGCCCTGGCTCGCCAGCGCCGCGCCGAGCGCCTGCCCAAGCTCAATGCCAGTGCGGTGTACGCGTACGCCGAGCCGCCGCAGACCATCGTGGACACCCTGGGCGGGCTGCAGAACGGTCAGCAGGGCCAGCCGCCCGCGCAAGGCAGCCAGGCGCTGGATCTGGAAAAGACCGAGATCTACAGCGCCGGCTTCGACGCCAGCTGGGAGCTGGATGTCTTCGGCCGTCGGCGTCGTGCCGCCGAAGGTGCGCTGGCCCAGGCACAGGCGTCCGAGGCCGAATTGGCCGACGCACAGGTGCAACTGGCCGCCGAAGTCGGGCAGGTGTACCTCAACTACCGCGGCTTGCAGGCGCGGCTGGCGATCGCCGATGCCAATCTGGACAAGATCCGCCAATCGCTGCAGCTGGTGCAGCAACGCCGGAGCCAGGGTGCCGCGTCGGACCTGCAGGTCGAACAGATCGCCACCCAGGTCCAGCAGCAGCAGGCGCAACGCCTGCCGCTGGAGATGCAGGCGCAGGAAGCGCAGGACCAGCTGGCGCTGATGGTCGGGCGCGAGCCCGGCGCGCTGGACGCCCAGTTGAGCACGGCCCAGCCGTTGCCGATGCTGCCCACCCAGGTGCGCGTGGACGATGCCGGCGCACTGATCCGCCGTCGCCCGGACGTGCGCAAGGCCGAGCGCGAGCTGGCTGCCTCCAGTGCGCAGATCGGCGAGGCGCTGAACGGTTATTTCCCGCAGGTGAGTCTGCTGGGCGGCCTGAGCTGGGTGGCCGGCTCACCCAGCGATTTCAATTCCGATGCGTTGACCACGCTGGCGGTGCCGATGCTGCGCTGGTCGATCTTCGATTTCGGCAAGACCCGTGCGCAAGTGGATCAGGCGCGCGCCGGCAACGCCGGCCGCGAGGCGGCCTACGAGGCGGCGGTGCTGGGTGCCTTGCAGGATGCCAATGCGGCGCTGTCGCGTTTCGGCTCGGCGCGCAAGCAGCTGGTGGTGGCGCGCCAGGCCGAAGCCTCGGCCACGCGCTCGGCCGGGCTGATGCAGCAACGCCGCGATGCCGGCGCCACCTCGTCGATCGACCTGCTGGATGTGCAGCGCCAGCAGCTCTCCGCGCAGGACGCCGCCGCGCAGGCGCAGGTGCAGCTGCTGGTGAACTACGTGGCCTTGCAGAAGAGCCTGGGGCTGGGCTGGAGCGAGGCGCCGCAGGAAACGCGGTGA
- a CDS encoding HlyD family secretion protein encodes MSNQDHPSTDGGDSSADALGDAAQQPPKPSPLNNPKVKWTLILVGVLVLVLLVVWLAYYLVKGRYMQDTNNAYLQADSVAVAPRVSGYVTKVLVGDNQVVDAGQPLLQIDDRTYQATLQQAEAAIAARQADIVAATANVAGQEAALVQARTQVTSAAASLAFARAEVKRFAPLAASGADTHEHQESLQHELARARAQYDAAQAQAIGAQSQIQASRAQLEQAQAGLKQATADVDQARVTVEDTRLTSRIHGRVGDKTVQEGQFLAAGTRTMTIVPQQSLYLVANFKETQVGLMRPGQPAEIEVDALSGVKLHGKVESLSPGTGSQFALLPPENATGNFTKVVQRVPVRIRVLAGEEARKVLVPGMSVEVTVDTRSAKDAKQRAEEESDRVQEQERAR; translated from the coding sequence ATGGCGGCGATTCGTCCGCCGATGCCCTGGGCGATGCGGCCCAGCAGCCACCCAAGCCGTCGCCGCTGAACAATCCCAAGGTCAAGTGGACCCTGATCCTGGTGGGCGTGCTGGTGCTGGTGCTGCTGGTGGTCTGGCTGGCCTATTACCTGGTCAAGGGCCGCTACATGCAGGACACCAATAACGCCTACCTGCAGGCCGATTCGGTGGCAGTGGCGCCGCGCGTCAGCGGCTATGTGACCAAGGTGCTGGTGGGCGACAACCAGGTCGTGGACGCCGGCCAGCCGCTGCTGCAGATCGATGACCGCACCTACCAGGCCACCCTGCAGCAGGCCGAGGCAGCCATTGCCGCACGCCAGGCCGACATCGTGGCCGCCACTGCCAATGTGGCCGGCCAGGAAGCGGCGCTGGTGCAGGCGCGGACCCAGGTGACCTCGGCCGCGGCCAGCCTCGCCTTTGCCCGGGCCGAAGTGAAGCGCTTTGCGCCGCTGGCGGCCTCCGGCGCCGACACCCACGAGCACCAGGAAAGCCTGCAGCACGAACTGGCCCGCGCCCGTGCCCAGTACGACGCCGCACAGGCGCAGGCCATCGGGGCGCAAAGCCAGATCCAGGCCAGCCGCGCACAGCTTGAACAGGCCCAGGCCGGCCTGAAGCAGGCCACTGCCGATGTCGACCAGGCACGCGTGACGGTGGAAGACACCCGCCTGACCAGCCGTATCCACGGCCGGGTCGGCGACAAGACCGTGCAGGAAGGGCAGTTCCTCGCCGCAGGCACCCGCACCATGACCATCGTGCCGCAGCAATCGCTGTACCTGGTCGCCAATTTCAAGGAAACCCAGGTCGGCCTGATGCGCCCCGGCCAGCCGGCCGAGATCGAGGTGGACGCGCTGTCGGGCGTGAAACTGCATGGCAAGGTCGAAAGCCTGTCGCCGGGTACCGGCTCGCAGTTCGCGCTATTGCCGCCGGAAAACGCCACCGGCAACTTCACCAAGGTGGTGCAGCGCGTGCCGGTGCGCATCCGCGTGCTGGCCGGCGAGGAGGCGCGCAAGGTGCTGGTGCCGGGCATGTCGGTGGAAGTGACCGTGGATACCCGCTCGGCCAAGGACGCCAAGCAACGCGCCGAAGAAGAATCCGACCGCGTGCAGGAGCAGGAGCGCGCGCGATGA
- a CDS encoding MDR family MFS transporter produces MSAAAATGQSAGGSAGREKASPGAWLAVLAGTIGSFMATLDISIVNAALPTIQGEVGASGTEGTWISTAYLVAEIIMIPLTGWFVRTLGLRNFLLICAVMFTAFSVVCGLSTSLPMMIIGRVGQGLAGGALIPTALTIVATRLPPSQQTTGTALFGMTVIMGPVIGPLLGGWLTENVSWHYAFFINVPICVGLVALLLLGLEHEKGNWAGLLDADWLGIYGLTAGLGGLTVVLEEGQRERWFESSEINTLSVIALSGFIALIVGQFRKRAPVIHLSLLLHRSFGAVFIMIMAVGMILFGVMYMIPQFLAVISGYNTEQAGYVLLLSGLPTVLLMPMMPKLLDVVDVRILVIAGLLCFAAACFVNLSLTADTVGMHFVAGQLLQGCGLALAMMSLNQAAISSVPPELAGDASGLFNAGRNLGGSVGLALISTFQERRMTFHTETIGSSITANAPRAQEALAGLSAQMQGSAGGEAAMRSIAQFARVVQQQALVMTYSDLFWIFGMIVVCTIPLAFLLKPLPKGTHLAMH; encoded by the coding sequence ATGAGCGCAGCGGCCGCCACCGGCCAGAGCGCCGGCGGCAGCGCAGGCCGCGAGAAGGCCAGCCCGGGCGCATGGCTGGCGGTGCTGGCCGGCACCATCGGCTCGTTCATGGCCACGCTGGACATCTCCATCGTCAACGCCGCGCTGCCCACCATCCAGGGCGAGGTCGGCGCCAGCGGCACCGAAGGCACCTGGATCTCCACCGCCTACCTGGTGGCCGAGATCATCATGATCCCGCTCACCGGCTGGTTCGTGCGCACGCTGGGCCTGCGCAACTTCCTGCTGATCTGTGCGGTGATGTTCACCGCCTTCTCGGTGGTGTGCGGCCTGTCGACCTCGTTGCCGATGATGATCATCGGCCGTGTCGGCCAGGGCCTGGCCGGCGGCGCGTTGATTCCCACCGCGCTGACCATCGTGGCCACCCGGCTGCCGCCCAGCCAGCAGACCACGGGCACCGCGCTGTTCGGCATGACCGTGATCATGGGGCCGGTGATCGGCCCGCTGCTGGGCGGCTGGCTAACCGAAAACGTCAGCTGGCACTACGCCTTCTTCATCAACGTGCCGATCTGCGTGGGCCTGGTGGCGCTGCTGCTGCTGGGGCTGGAGCATGAGAAGGGCAACTGGGCCGGCCTGCTCGATGCCGACTGGCTGGGCATCTACGGCCTCACCGCCGGGCTGGGCGGGCTCACCGTGGTGCTGGAGGAAGGCCAGCGCGAGCGCTGGTTCGAGTCCAGCGAGATCAACACGCTGAGCGTGATCGCCCTCAGCGGTTTCATCGCGTTGATCGTTGGCCAGTTCCGCAAGCGCGCACCGGTCATCCACCTGTCGCTGCTGCTGCATCGCAGCTTCGGCGCGGTGTTCATCATGATCATGGCGGTGGGCATGATCCTGTTCGGCGTGATGTACATGATTCCGCAGTTCCTGGCGGTGATCTCCGGCTACAACACCGAGCAGGCCGGCTATGTGCTGCTGCTGTCCGGGCTGCCCACCGTGCTGCTGATGCCGATGATGCCCAAGCTGCTCGACGTGGTGGACGTGCGCATCCTGGTGATCGCCGGCCTGCTGTGCTTTGCCGCCGCCTGCTTCGTCAACCTGTCGCTGACCGCCGACACGGTGGGCATGCATTTCGTCGCCGGGCAGCTGCTGCAGGGCTGCGGCTTGGCGCTGGCGATGATGTCGCTCAACCAGGCGGCCATTTCCTCGGTGCCGCCGGAACTGGCCGGCGATGCCTCGGGCCTGTTCAATGCCGGCCGCAACCTGGGCGGTTCGGTCGGCCTGGCGCTGATCTCCACCTTCCAGGAGCGGCGCATGACCTTCCACACCGAAACCATCGGCAGCTCGATCACCGCCAACGCCCCGCGTGCGCAGGAGGCGCTGGCCGGTCTGAGCGCGCAGATGCAGGGCAGCGCGGGGGGCGAGGCGGCGATGCGCTCGATAGCGCAGTTCGCGCGGGTGGTGCAACAGCAGGCGCTGGTGATGACCTACAGCGACCTGTTCTGGATCTTCGGCATGATCGTGGTGTGCACGATCCCGCTGGCCTTTTTGCTCAAGCCGTTACCCAAGGGGACGCACCTTGCGATGCATTGA